In a genomic window of Cynocephalus volans isolate mCynVol1 chromosome 1, mCynVol1.pri, whole genome shotgun sequence:
- the CAPN10 gene encoding calpain-10 isoform X2, with protein sequence MGARGAGGAARPECDAASGRELFRDAAFPASESSLFSSRSTPLARFREDITWRRPQEICAAPQLFPENPQEGQVKQGLLGDCWFLCACAALQKRRHLLDQVIPPGQPSWHDQTYRGSFTCRVWQFGHWVEVTIDDRLPCLAGRLCFSRCQREDVFWLPLLEKVYAKVYGSYEHLWAGQVADALVDLTGGLAERWNLKDLGTSGQQDRHGSREHRTCRQLLRLKDRCLISCSVLSLRAGARELGEFHAFIVSDLRELRGQAGQDVLLLRIQNPWGRRCWQGLWREGGEGWSQVDPAEASDLLSQLQEGEFWVEEEEFVREFDEITIGYPVTEAGHLQSLYTEKVLCHVQALPGAWVKGQSAGGCRNNSSFPSNPKFWLRVSEPSEVYIAVLQRPGMHKADWAGRAQALVGGNWPSCSPASFPGKDYQAVGLHIWKVEKRRISLPRVLSAPPVAGTMCHAYDREVHLHCELSPGYYLAVPSTFLKDVSGQFLLRVFSTGRVSLSAVRPVAKSAAPRAALPTGEWEIVQLRGCWRVGQTAGGSRNFASYPTNPCFPFSVPEGAGPRCVRITLHQHCQRSDGEFHPIGFHVFQVPAGGESQGAPSLLLQEPLLSCVPHRYAQEAVPTQPGDAGAVPPRGLHYGGDESLSGPVRYGSWF encoded by the exons ATGGGAGCCCGGGGCGCTGGAGGTGCGGCCAGGCCGGAATGCGACGCGGCGTCGGGGCGAGAGCTGTTCCGGGACGCCGCCTTCCCCGCCTCGGAGTCCTCGCTCTTCTCCAGCCGGTCCACGCCGCTGGCCCGGTTCCGGGAGGACATCACGTGGAGGCGGCCCCAG GAAATCTGTGCTGCGCCCCAGCTGTTTCCAGAGAACCCACAGGAAGGGCAGGTGAAGCAGGGGCTGCTGGGGGACTGCTGGTTCCTGTGTGCCTGCGCTGCCCTGCAGAAGAGGCGACACCTCCTGGACCAG GTCATTCCTCCAGGACAGCCGAGCTGGCACGACCAGACGTACCGTGGCTCCTTCACCTGTCGAGTTTGGCAGTTTGGACACTGGGTGGAGGTGACCATAGATGACCGTCTGCCTTGTCTTGCAGGGAGACTCTGCTTCTCCCGGTGCCAGAGAGAGGATGTGTTCTGGCTTCCCTTACTGGAAAAGGTCTACGCCAA GGTCTATGGGTCCTATGAGCACCTGTGGGCAGGGCAGGTGGCGGATGCCCTGGTGGACCTAACTGGTGGCCTGGCAGAAAGGTGGAACCTGAAGGACTTAGGCACCAGCGGCCAGCAGGATAGGCACGGCAGCAGGGAGCACAGGACTTGTCGGCAGCTGCTCCGCCTGAAGGACCGGTGTCTGATCAGCTGCTCGGTGCTCAGCCTCAGAGCAG GTGCCAGGGAGCTGGGAGAGTTTCATGCCTTCATTGTTTCTGATCTGCGGGAGCTCCGAGGTCAGGCTGGCCAGGATGTCCTGCTGCTGCGGATTCAGAACCCCTGGGGCCGGCGGTGCTGGCAGGGGCTCTGGAGAGAGGG GGGTGAAGGGTGGAGTCAGGTAGATCCGGCGGAAGCATCTGACCTCCTGTCCCAGCTCCAGGAAGGGGAGTTctgggtggaggaggaagagttCGTCAGGGAGTTTGATGAGATCACTATTGGCTACCCAGTCACGGAGGCCGGTCACCTGCAGAGCCTCTACACAG AAAAGGTGCTGTGCCATGTGCAGGCGCTACCAGGGGCCTGGGTCAAGGGGCAGTCAGCAGGAGGCTGCCGGAACAACAGCAGCTTTCCCAGCAACCCCAAGTTCTGGCTGCGGGTCTCGGAACCGAGTGAGGTATACATTGCCGTCCTGCAGAGGCCTGGGATGCACAAGGCAGACTGGGCAGGCCGGGCCCAGGCACTGGTGGGAGGCAACTGGCCCTCATGCAGTCCAGCGAGCTTCCCAGGCAAGGACTACCAGGCCGTGGGCCTCCACATCTGGAAG GTCGAAAAGCGGCGGAtcagcctgcccagggtcctgtcTGCACCCCCCGTGGCTGGCACCATGTGCCACGCTTACGACCGGGAGGTCCACCTGCACTGTGAGCTCTCCCCAGGCTACTACCTGGCCGTCCCCAGCACCTTCCTGAAGGACGTGTCAGGGCAGTTCCTGCTCCGAGTCTTCTCTACGGGGAGAGTGTCTCTCAG TGCCGTCAGGCCAGTGGCCAAGAGTGCCGCACCCAGAGCAGCCCTGCCCACAGGGGAGTGGGAGATCGTGCAGCTGCGGGGCTGTTGGAGAGTCGGCCAGACGGCGGGGGGCAGCAGGAACTTTGCCTCCTACCCCACCAACCCCTGCTTCCCCTTCTCGGTCCCCGAGGGCGCCGGCCCCCGCTGTGTTCGCATAACTCTGCATCAGCACTGCCAGCGCAGCGACGGCGAGTTCCACCCCATCGGCTTCCACGTCTTCCAG GTTCCAGCGGGTGGTGAGAGCCAGGGCGCGCCGTCCCTGCTGCTCCAAGAGCCACTGCTGAGCTGCGTGCCGCATCGCTACGCCCAGGAG GCGGTCCCTACACAGCCAGGAGATGCTGGGGCAGTTCCTCCAAGAG GTCTCCATTATGGCGGTGATGAAAGCCTGAGTGGCCCTGTGCGCTATGGCAGCTGGTTCTGA
- the CAPN10 gene encoding calpain-10 isoform X1, which yields MGARGAGGAARPECDAASGRELFRDAAFPASESSLFSSRSTPLARFREDITWRRPQEICAAPQLFPENPQEGQVKQGLLGDCWFLCACAALQKRRHLLDQVIPPGQPSWHDQTYRGSFTCRVWQFGHWVEVTIDDRLPCLAGRLCFSRCQREDVFWLPLLEKVYAKVYGSYEHLWAGQVADALVDLTGGLAERWNLKDLGTSGQQDRHGSREHRTCRQLLRLKDRCLISCSVLSLRAGARELGEFHAFIVSDLRELRGQAGQDVLLLRIQNPWGRRCWQGLWREGGEGWSQVDPAEASDLLSQLQEGEFWVEEEEFVREFDEITIGYPVTEAGHLQSLYTEKVLCHVQALPGAWVKGQSAGGCRNNSSFPSNPKFWLRVSEPSEVYIAVLQRPGMHKADWAGRAQALVGGNWPSCSPASFPGKDYQAVGLHIWKVEKRRISLPRVLSAPPVAGTMCHAYDREVHLHCELSPGYYLAVPSTFLKDVSGQFLLRVFSTGRVSLSAVRPVAKSAAPRAALPTGEWEIVQLRGCWRVGQTAGGSRNFASYPTNPCFPFSVPEGAGPRCVRITLHQHCQRSDGEFHPIGFHVFQVPAGGESQGAPSLLLQEPLLSCVPHRYAQEVSRLCLLPVGTYRIVASTYLPDTEGAFTVTIATRIDRRSLHSQEMLGQFLQEVSIMAVMKA from the exons ATGGGAGCCCGGGGCGCTGGAGGTGCGGCCAGGCCGGAATGCGACGCGGCGTCGGGGCGAGAGCTGTTCCGGGACGCCGCCTTCCCCGCCTCGGAGTCCTCGCTCTTCTCCAGCCGGTCCACGCCGCTGGCCCGGTTCCGGGAGGACATCACGTGGAGGCGGCCCCAG GAAATCTGTGCTGCGCCCCAGCTGTTTCCAGAGAACCCACAGGAAGGGCAGGTGAAGCAGGGGCTGCTGGGGGACTGCTGGTTCCTGTGTGCCTGCGCTGCCCTGCAGAAGAGGCGACACCTCCTGGACCAG GTCATTCCTCCAGGACAGCCGAGCTGGCACGACCAGACGTACCGTGGCTCCTTCACCTGTCGAGTTTGGCAGTTTGGACACTGGGTGGAGGTGACCATAGATGACCGTCTGCCTTGTCTTGCAGGGAGACTCTGCTTCTCCCGGTGCCAGAGAGAGGATGTGTTCTGGCTTCCCTTACTGGAAAAGGTCTACGCCAA GGTCTATGGGTCCTATGAGCACCTGTGGGCAGGGCAGGTGGCGGATGCCCTGGTGGACCTAACTGGTGGCCTGGCAGAAAGGTGGAACCTGAAGGACTTAGGCACCAGCGGCCAGCAGGATAGGCACGGCAGCAGGGAGCACAGGACTTGTCGGCAGCTGCTCCGCCTGAAGGACCGGTGTCTGATCAGCTGCTCGGTGCTCAGCCTCAGAGCAG GTGCCAGGGAGCTGGGAGAGTTTCATGCCTTCATTGTTTCTGATCTGCGGGAGCTCCGAGGTCAGGCTGGCCAGGATGTCCTGCTGCTGCGGATTCAGAACCCCTGGGGCCGGCGGTGCTGGCAGGGGCTCTGGAGAGAGGG GGGTGAAGGGTGGAGTCAGGTAGATCCGGCGGAAGCATCTGACCTCCTGTCCCAGCTCCAGGAAGGGGAGTTctgggtggaggaggaagagttCGTCAGGGAGTTTGATGAGATCACTATTGGCTACCCAGTCACGGAGGCCGGTCACCTGCAGAGCCTCTACACAG AAAAGGTGCTGTGCCATGTGCAGGCGCTACCAGGGGCCTGGGTCAAGGGGCAGTCAGCAGGAGGCTGCCGGAACAACAGCAGCTTTCCCAGCAACCCCAAGTTCTGGCTGCGGGTCTCGGAACCGAGTGAGGTATACATTGCCGTCCTGCAGAGGCCTGGGATGCACAAGGCAGACTGGGCAGGCCGGGCCCAGGCACTGGTGGGAGGCAACTGGCCCTCATGCAGTCCAGCGAGCTTCCCAGGCAAGGACTACCAGGCCGTGGGCCTCCACATCTGGAAG GTCGAAAAGCGGCGGAtcagcctgcccagggtcctgtcTGCACCCCCCGTGGCTGGCACCATGTGCCACGCTTACGACCGGGAGGTCCACCTGCACTGTGAGCTCTCCCCAGGCTACTACCTGGCCGTCCCCAGCACCTTCCTGAAGGACGTGTCAGGGCAGTTCCTGCTCCGAGTCTTCTCTACGGGGAGAGTGTCTCTCAG TGCCGTCAGGCCAGTGGCCAAGAGTGCCGCACCCAGAGCAGCCCTGCCCACAGGGGAGTGGGAGATCGTGCAGCTGCGGGGCTGTTGGAGAGTCGGCCAGACGGCGGGGGGCAGCAGGAACTTTGCCTCCTACCCCACCAACCCCTGCTTCCCCTTCTCGGTCCCCGAGGGCGCCGGCCCCCGCTGTGTTCGCATAACTCTGCATCAGCACTGCCAGCGCAGCGACGGCGAGTTCCACCCCATCGGCTTCCACGTCTTCCAG GTTCCAGCGGGTGGTGAGAGCCAGGGCGCGCCGTCCCTGCTGCTCCAAGAGCCACTGCTGAGCTGCGTGCCGCATCGCTACGCCCAGGAGGTGAGCCGGCTCTGCCTCCTGCCAGTGGGGACCTACAGGATTGTGGCTTCCACCTACTTGCCGGACACAGAGGGTGCCTTCACAGTGACCATAGCAACCAGAATAGACAG GCGGTCCCTACACAGCCAGGAGATGCTGGGGCAGTTCCTCCAAGAG GTCTCCATTATGGCGGTGATGAAAGCCTGA
- the CAPN10 gene encoding calpain-10 isoform X3: MRRGVGARAVPGRRLPRLGVLALLQPVHAAGPVPGGHHVEAAPGNLCCAPAVSREPTGRAGEAGAAGGLLVPVCLRCPAEEATPPGPGRLCFSRCQREDVFWLPLLEKVYAKVYGSYEHLWAGQVADALVDLTGGLAERWNLKDLGTSGQQDRHGSREHRTCRQLLRLKDRCLISCSVLSLRAGARELGEFHAFIVSDLRELRGQAGQDVLLLRIQNPWGRRCWQGLWREGGEGWSQVDPAEASDLLSQLQEGEFWVEEEEFVREFDEITIGYPVTEAGHLQSLYTEKVLCHVQALPGAWVKGQSAGGCRNNSSFPSNPKFWLRVSEPSEVYIAVLQRPGMHKADWAGRAQALVGGNWPSCSPASFPGKDYQAVGLHIWKVEKRRISLPRVLSAPPVAGTMCHAYDREVHLHCELSPGYYLAVPSTFLKDVSGQFLLRVFSTGRVSLSAVRPVAKSAAPRAALPTGEWEIVQLRGCWRVGQTAGGSRNFASYPTNPCFPFSVPEGAGPRCVRITLHQHCQRSDGEFHPIGFHVFQVPAGGESQGAPSLLLQEPLLSCVPHRYAQEVSRLCLLPVGTYRIVASTYLPDTEGAFTVTIATRIDRRSLHSQEMLGQFLQEVSIMAVMKA; encoded by the exons ATGCGACGCGGCGTCGGGGCGAGAGCTGTTCCGGGACGCCGCCTTCCCCGCCTCGGAGTCCTCGCTCTTCTCCAGCCGGTCCACGCCGCTGGCCCGGTTCCGGGAGGACATCACGTGGAGGCGGCCCCAG GAAATCTGTGCTGCGCCCCAGCTGTTTCCAGAGAACCCACAGGAAGGGCAGGTGAAGCAGGGGCTGCTGGGGGACTGCTGGTTCCTGTGTGCCTGCGCTGCCCTGCAGAAGAGGCGACACCTCCTGGACCAG GGAGACTCTGCTTCTCCCGGTGCCAGAGAGAGGATGTGTTCTGGCTTCCCTTACTGGAAAAGGTCTACGCCAA GGTCTATGGGTCCTATGAGCACCTGTGGGCAGGGCAGGTGGCGGATGCCCTGGTGGACCTAACTGGTGGCCTGGCAGAAAGGTGGAACCTGAAGGACTTAGGCACCAGCGGCCAGCAGGATAGGCACGGCAGCAGGGAGCACAGGACTTGTCGGCAGCTGCTCCGCCTGAAGGACCGGTGTCTGATCAGCTGCTCGGTGCTCAGCCTCAGAGCAG GTGCCAGGGAGCTGGGAGAGTTTCATGCCTTCATTGTTTCTGATCTGCGGGAGCTCCGAGGTCAGGCTGGCCAGGATGTCCTGCTGCTGCGGATTCAGAACCCCTGGGGCCGGCGGTGCTGGCAGGGGCTCTGGAGAGAGGG GGGTGAAGGGTGGAGTCAGGTAGATCCGGCGGAAGCATCTGACCTCCTGTCCCAGCTCCAGGAAGGGGAGTTctgggtggaggaggaagagttCGTCAGGGAGTTTGATGAGATCACTATTGGCTACCCAGTCACGGAGGCCGGTCACCTGCAGAGCCTCTACACAG AAAAGGTGCTGTGCCATGTGCAGGCGCTACCAGGGGCCTGGGTCAAGGGGCAGTCAGCAGGAGGCTGCCGGAACAACAGCAGCTTTCCCAGCAACCCCAAGTTCTGGCTGCGGGTCTCGGAACCGAGTGAGGTATACATTGCCGTCCTGCAGAGGCCTGGGATGCACAAGGCAGACTGGGCAGGCCGGGCCCAGGCACTGGTGGGAGGCAACTGGCCCTCATGCAGTCCAGCGAGCTTCCCAGGCAAGGACTACCAGGCCGTGGGCCTCCACATCTGGAAG GTCGAAAAGCGGCGGAtcagcctgcccagggtcctgtcTGCACCCCCCGTGGCTGGCACCATGTGCCACGCTTACGACCGGGAGGTCCACCTGCACTGTGAGCTCTCCCCAGGCTACTACCTGGCCGTCCCCAGCACCTTCCTGAAGGACGTGTCAGGGCAGTTCCTGCTCCGAGTCTTCTCTACGGGGAGAGTGTCTCTCAG TGCCGTCAGGCCAGTGGCCAAGAGTGCCGCACCCAGAGCAGCCCTGCCCACAGGGGAGTGGGAGATCGTGCAGCTGCGGGGCTGTTGGAGAGTCGGCCAGACGGCGGGGGGCAGCAGGAACTTTGCCTCCTACCCCACCAACCCCTGCTTCCCCTTCTCGGTCCCCGAGGGCGCCGGCCCCCGCTGTGTTCGCATAACTCTGCATCAGCACTGCCAGCGCAGCGACGGCGAGTTCCACCCCATCGGCTTCCACGTCTTCCAG GTTCCAGCGGGTGGTGAGAGCCAGGGCGCGCCGTCCCTGCTGCTCCAAGAGCCACTGCTGAGCTGCGTGCCGCATCGCTACGCCCAGGAGGTGAGCCGGCTCTGCCTCCTGCCAGTGGGGACCTACAGGATTGTGGCTTCCACCTACTTGCCGGACACAGAGGGTGCCTTCACAGTGACCATAGCAACCAGAATAGACAG GCGGTCCCTACACAGCCAGGAGATGCTGGGGCAGTTCCTCCAAGAG GTCTCCATTATGGCGGTGATGAAAGCCTGA